One window of Papaver somniferum cultivar HN1 chromosome 9, ASM357369v1, whole genome shotgun sequence genomic DNA carries:
- the LOC113314294 gene encoding probable serine/threonine-protein kinase PBL7 isoform X2, with translation MPRFRFFSCLGFSKVQRSHSERRDDRDEAEQAEFQNGRVFGEGSSGRVYKGILKDGQEVAVKRFDRQENLGKEVQILSCLEHPNLVKMIGYCDEGKDHIIVYEFVPLRSLNLHLHDLKPGEKHLDWKTRMKIAEGVAKALKYLHDQNDPPIIHSDLKGSGILLDENYNPKLSEFICAEYDATWDNTMINLTCGYLDPEYTMTGRITNKSDVYSFGVVLLELICGKKAFDPTIRRSIVSWARPLLEDSKKFAEIADPLMKGQYPHRALVQALDLVKLCLQEDANERPLAAEVVITLTNIRKSIWYNRS, from the exons ATGCCTAGGTTTCGGTTTTTCTCCTGTCTTGGATTTAGTAAGGTGCAGCGCTCACATTCGGAGAGAAGAGATG ATCGTGATGAAGCAGAACAAGCTGAATTTCAGAATG GACGTGTTTTCGGTGAAGGAAGTTCGGGACGAGTGTATAAGGGTATTCTCAAAGACGGACAG GAAGTTGCCGTGAAAAGGTTTGATCGGCAGGAAAATTTGGGCAAGGAAGTTCAAATACTCAGCTGCCTAGAGCATCCTAACCTCGTTAAGATGATTGGCTATTGTGATGAAGGGAAAGATCACATTATTGTTTATGAATTTGTTCCATTAAGATCGTTAAATCTTCATTTACATG ACCTTAAACCCGGGGAAAAGCATCTAGACTGGAAGACAAGGATGAAGATAGCAGAAGGTGTTGCAAAAGCTTTAAAATACTTGCATGATCAAAATGATCCTCCTATAATCCACTCTGACCTGAAAGGATCCGGTATTTTGCTCGATGAGAATTATAATCCAAAGCTGTCAGAGTTCATTTGTGCAGAATATGATGCCACATGGGATAACACCATGATCAACCTGACATGTGGTTATCTTGATCCAGAGTATACTATGACTGGCAGAATCACTAATAAGTCTGATGTCTACAGTTTTGGTGTTGTTTTGCTTGAGTTGATCTGTGGGAAGAAGGCATTTGATCCAACCATAAGGCGCAGTATTGTTTCATGG GCACGGCCATTACTTGAAGACAGTAAGAAGTTCGCAGAAATTGCTGACCCACTCATGAAAGGACAGTATCCACATCGTGCACTTGTCCAAGCTCTcgatcttgtgaaattgtgtttaCAAGAAGACGCTAACGAAAGACCTCTTGCAGCAGAAGTTGTGATTACCCTTACAAATATACGAAAGAGCATATGGTACAACCGAAGCTGA
- the LOC113314294 gene encoding serine/threonine-protein kinase PBS1-like isoform X1, whose protein sequence is MPRFRFFSCLGFSKVQRSHSERRDDRDEAEQAEFQNGKADRYEGEQAEFQYDLNNVRVFESKELIVSTDNFNPGRVFGEGSSGRVYKGILKDGQEVAVKRFDRQENLGKEVQILSCLEHPNLVKMIGYCDEGKDHIIVYEFVPLRSLNLHLHDLKPGEKHLDWKTRMKIAEGVAKALKYLHDQNDPPIIHSDLKGSGILLDENYNPKLSEFICAEYDATWDNTMINLTCGYLDPEYTMTGRITNKSDVYSFGVVLLELICGKKAFDPTIRRSIVSWARPLLEDSKKFAEIADPLMKGQYPHRALVQALDLVKLCLQEDANERPLAAEVVITLTNIRKSIWYNRS, encoded by the exons ATGCCTAGGTTTCGGTTTTTCTCCTGTCTTGGATTTAGTAAGGTGCAGCGCTCACATTCGGAGAGAAGAGATG ATCGTGATGAAGCAGAACAAGCTGAATTTCAGAATGGTAAAGCAGATCGTTATGAAGGAGAACAAGCTGAATTTCAGTATGATCTAAACAATGTTCGTGTCTTCGAATCCAAAGAGCTAATTGTCTCCACTGATAATTTCAATCCAGGACGTGTTTTCGGTGAAGGAAGTTCGGGACGAGTGTATAAGGGTATTCTCAAAGACGGACAG GAAGTTGCCGTGAAAAGGTTTGATCGGCAGGAAAATTTGGGCAAGGAAGTTCAAATACTCAGCTGCCTAGAGCATCCTAACCTCGTTAAGATGATTGGCTATTGTGATGAAGGGAAAGATCACATTATTGTTTATGAATTTGTTCCATTAAGATCGTTAAATCTTCATTTACATG ACCTTAAACCCGGGGAAAAGCATCTAGACTGGAAGACAAGGATGAAGATAGCAGAAGGTGTTGCAAAAGCTTTAAAATACTTGCATGATCAAAATGATCCTCCTATAATCCACTCTGACCTGAAAGGATCCGGTATTTTGCTCGATGAGAATTATAATCCAAAGCTGTCAGAGTTCATTTGTGCAGAATATGATGCCACATGGGATAACACCATGATCAACCTGACATGTGGTTATCTTGATCCAGAGTATACTATGACTGGCAGAATCACTAATAAGTCTGATGTCTACAGTTTTGGTGTTGTTTTGCTTGAGTTGATCTGTGGGAAGAAGGCATTTGATCCAACCATAAGGCGCAGTATTGTTTCATGG GCACGGCCATTACTTGAAGACAGTAAGAAGTTCGCAGAAATTGCTGACCCACTCATGAAAGGACAGTATCCACATCGTGCACTTGTCCAAGCTCTcgatcttgtgaaattgtgtttaCAAGAAGACGCTAACGAAAGACCTCTTGCAGCAGAAGTTGTGATTACCCTTACAAATATACGAAAGAGCATATGGTACAACCGAAGCTGA